From the Planktothrix tepida PCC 9214 genome, one window contains:
- a CDS encoding nSTAND1 domain-containing NTPase → MSDINGPKPVPSHTSSSSILFLNRCVEQIFTDILDPNTPLFKPNVVILGESYPEFKAILQEARQNNYQQILPTLIAGLQFILGREAYENKDLESTLYHYRRSLEYWPLALAQGDLEMLSRPDLDTILPNQFLEQMGGVLFHVGLCFISLAQSNDRAEKNINWQEAKIYFEQSITVFEKANRPDLVSKFIGELGEVLRYLEDWETLQQVAQKAINLHISYGSEAQLAQDYGFLAEAALHESKWAHANQLAELALAIQGQSIYDDPMSSSTASHNPYLYLLAESTQEFQQWQTTVNQLEEALRKSNVEDDPKGYLKILTALHKLYLDQDLYTQASRLKEEKIRIEYQYGLRAFIGVRTLQAQSHPNHKQQSIALEIENSNRLKDVHTLLERIQNPDNKLIVLQGESGVGKSSLLNAGIVPILLEQRSQNPSIARPILLRIYTDWLREPNPKTWNLNPVLNLLKQNDQNQIPTVLIFDQFEEFFVVCQQLEQRLPFYEFLKESLMLTSITVLLCLRTDALHYLLECAHRTNLEDIIHSEILSKKVIYSLENFTLSQAQTFIQNQIERAQFKIEPDLMSQLLRDLTVDIDRIRPIELQLIGTQLQVHDIQTLNQYEQLGEHPKQKLLEHFLDEVIRDCSAKNERTAIKILYGLTNKQEHRLLKTSKEIAEELDTEFSKIEPLLEILVEEGLILHIPDIPDDRYQLTHDYLVALVRYQKGERLIAGLELERDKAQRKIIEEKPNSFVNRAIASVLRWINAD, encoded by the coding sequence ATGAGCGATATCAACGGCCCCAAACCAGTTCCCAGTCATACATCCTCTTCATCTATTTTATTTCTCAATCGCTGTGTTGAGCAGATCTTTACGGACATTTTAGATCCGAATACACCCCTGTTTAAACCCAATGTTGTGATTTTGGGAGAATCTTATCCTGAATTCAAAGCAATTCTTCAAGAAGCCCGACAAAATAACTATCAGCAAATATTACCCACCTTAATCGCTGGATTACAATTTATTTTAGGCCGAGAAGCTTATGAGAATAAAGATTTAGAATCCACTCTTTATCATTATCGTCGTAGTTTAGAATATTGGCCATTGGCTTTAGCTCAAGGCGATTTAGAAATGCTATCTCGTCCTGACCTTGACACGATTCTTCCCAATCAATTTCTTGAACAAATGGGTGGAGTTTTATTTCATGTCGGGTTATGTTTTATCTCTTTAGCTCAGTCTAATGATAGAGCAGAAAAAAATATAAATTGGCAAGAAGCAAAAATTTATTTTGAGCAAAGTATAACCGTTTTTGAAAAAGCTAATCGCCCTGATTTAGTCTCTAAATTCATTGGAGAATTAGGTGAAGTTTTACGATACTTAGAAGACTGGGAAACGTTACAACAAGTTGCCCAAAAAGCGATTAATTTACATATATCTTATGGTTCAGAAGCCCAATTAGCACAAGATTATGGCTTTTTAGCCGAAGCTGCTTTGCATGAATCCAAGTGGGCACACGCCAATCAACTAGCTGAGTTAGCATTAGCGATTCAAGGTCAATCAATCTATGATGATCCAATGAGTAGCAGCACAGCATCTCATAATCCTTATCTTTATTTACTAGCAGAATCCACACAGGAATTTCAACAATGGCAAACAACAGTTAACCAATTAGAAGAAGCTTTACGGAAAAGCAATGTTGAGGATGATCCTAAAGGTTACTTAAAAATTTTAACAGCCTTACATAAGCTGTATTTGGATCAAGATTTATATACTCAAGCTTCCCGTTTAAAAGAAGAAAAAATCAGAATTGAATATCAATATGGATTACGAGCTTTTATTGGGGTACGGACATTGCAAGCTCAATCTCACCCGAATCATAAACAACAGTCTATTGCTTTAGAAATAGAAAATTCTAATCGTTTAAAGGACGTTCATACTTTATTAGAACGGATTCAAAACCCCGACAATAAACTGATTGTTCTTCAGGGAGAATCTGGCGTTGGAAAAAGTTCATTACTCAATGCAGGAATTGTCCCGATATTGTTAGAACAACGGTCTCAAAATCCTAGTATTGCTCGACCTATTTTACTGCGAATTTATACGGATTGGTTACGAGAACCAAACCCCAAAACCTGGAACTTGAATCCGGTTTTAAATTTACTTAAGCAAAATGATCAAAATCAGATTCCAACGGTATTAATTTTTGATCAGTTTGAAGAGTTTTTTGTGGTTTGTCAGCAGTTAGAACAACGATTACCTTTTTATGAATTTTTAAAAGAAAGTTTGATGCTGACTTCAATTACGGTGTTACTTTGTTTAAGAACTGATGCTTTACATTATTTACTAGAATGTGCTCATCGTACTAACCTAGAGGATATTATTCACTCTGAGATTCTCTCGAAAAAGGTGATTTATAGTTTAGAAAACTTTACATTAAGTCAAGCACAAACGTTTATTCAAAATCAAATTGAACGCGCTCAATTTAAAATAGAACCTGATTTAATGTCTCAATTGCTTCGGGATTTAACCGTTGATATTGATCGTATTCGACCCATTGAACTTCAATTAATTGGGACTCAATTACAAGTTCATGATATTCAAACTTTAAATCAATATGAACAGCTTGGAGAACATCCTAAGCAAAAATTATTAGAACATTTTTTAGATGAAGTTATTCGAGATTGTAGTGCTAAAAATGAACGAACAGCGATTAAAATCTTGTATGGTTTAACCAACAAGCAAGAACACCGCCTGCTAAAAACTAGCAAAGAAATTGCGGAAGAATTAGATACAGAATTTAGTAAAATAGAACCTTTATTAGAAATTTTAGTTGAAGAAGGATTGATTTTACATATTCCTGATATTCCTGATGATCGATATCAACTGACCCATGATTATTTAGTGGCGTTAGTTCGTTACCAAAAAGGAGAACGATTAATTGCTGGGTTAGAATTAGAACGAGATAAAGCTCAACGCAAAATTATTGAAGAGAAACCCAATAGTTTTGTCAATCGTGCGATCGCCTCTGTCTTACGTTGGATTAATGCTGATTAA
- a CDS encoding sugar O-acetyltransferase has translation MENISPTEQEKMLSGALYFANDAELISTRKRASKLTRLYNNTTEEQLEKRQEILLELFAKIGDNVQITPPFYCDYGCYIKLGSNVYMNYNCIILDCNFVEIGDNVLLAPNVQIYTAYHPIEPELRLTGKELAAPIKIGHNVWIGGGTIICPGIEIGDNTTIGAGSVVVNNIPERVVAAGNPCRVIRTL, from the coding sequence ATGGAAAATATCTCTCCAACCGAACAAGAAAAAATGCTATCAGGGGCATTATATTTCGCTAATGATGCTGAGTTAATCAGTACCCGCAAACGAGCTTCTAAACTGACTCGTTTATACAATAACACAACAGAAGAACAGTTAGAAAAACGTCAAGAAATTCTATTAGAATTATTCGCTAAAATTGGAGATAACGTACAAATTACTCCCCCTTTTTATTGCGATTATGGGTGTTATATTAAACTTGGAAGTAATGTTTACATGAACTATAATTGTATCATTTTAGATTGCAATTTTGTTGAAATTGGCGATAATGTTTTATTAGCACCTAATGTTCAAATTTATACTGCTTATCATCCGATTGAGCCTGAATTACGTCTAACAGGAAAAGAACTAGCTGCACCGATTAAAATTGGTCATAATGTTTGGATTGGAGGAGGCACTATTATTTGTCCAGGGATAGAAATTGGCGACAATACAACCATTGGAGCGGGGAGTGTTGTTGTTAATAATATTCCTGAACGAGTTGTTGCGGCGGGGAATCCTTGTCGCGTGATTCGGACATTATAA